GTCTCGCATCAGAATCAGGTCGTCGCAGCGGTCGGCCTCGTCCATCACGTGACTCGAAACGAGGATCGTGACGCCCGACGCCGCGAGATCAGCGAACCTCGACCACAGATCGGCGCGGAGTACGGGGTCCAGGCCCGCCGTCGGCTCGTCCAGCACCAGCAGCGACGGTTGGGTGACCAGTGCGCACGCGATCGATACGCGGCTCAGTTGCCCGCCGGACAGGTCGGATGCGAGATGTTTCGCGCGTGTCGTGAGGTCGACGGCCTCGAGCGCACCCTGCACCCCGTCTGTCGCATCGAACAATGTCGCGAAGTAGCGGACGTTCTGTTCCACGGTGAGGTCCGTGTAAATCGACGCGGCCTGCGTGACGTATCCGACGCGCTGCCGCAGGCTCGCTGATCCGGCGGGCTCACCGAGCACCTCGACGGTGCCCGCCACGTTCTTCTGCGTGCCGACGATGGAGCGGAGGAGCGTCGTCTTTCCGCACCCGGACGGCCCGAGCAACCCGGTGATCCGGCCTTTCGGAACTATCACGGACACGTCGTCGACCGCGGTGACGGATCCACGCCGCACAGTCACGTTCTCACACCTGATCGCGTCCATCGCAACTCAATTCATCAATTGTTGAACTGTTGATTCCGACGGTACGCGCACTCAACGCAAGAAGTGGTGAAAACGCGCTCGGGAAGAGTGCGTTTTCACCACTTCAAGTGATCGCGGGAAGCGCGATCGGATCAGCCGATGACGAGCGATTCGCCGTCGCCGCCGACGTTCACCGGGACGACGTCGCCGTCACGGATGTCGCCTGCGAGCAGCGCCTTGGCGAGCTGGTCGCCGATGGCCTGCTGCACGAGCCTGCGCAGCGGGCGAGCGCCGTACAGCGGATCGAAACCGCGCTCGGCCAGCCATTCCTTGGCCTTCGGCGTCACCTCGAGGTCCAGTCGGCGCTGCGCGAGACGTTTGCCTAGCTGGGTCAGCTGGATGTCGACGATCGACACGAGCTCTTCAGGGCTCAGGGCGTCGAAGATGACGACGTCATCGAGCCTGTTGACGAACTCCGGCTTGAACGCGGCCCGCACTGCCGCCATCACCTGGTCCTTGTCGCCGCCCGCGCCGAGGTTGGACGTGAGGATCAAGATCGTGTTGCGGAAGTCGACCGTGCGCCCCTGACCGTCGGTGAGACGACCTTCGTCGAGGACCTGCAGCAGCACGTCGAAGACGTCCGGATGAGCCTTCTCGACCTCGTCGAACAGGACCACCGAGTACGGACGCCGCCGTACCGCTTCCGTGAGCTGACCGCCGGACTCGTACCCGACGTACCCCGGAGGGGCGCCGACGAGGCGCGCGACCGAGTGCTTCTCGCCGTACTCGCTCATGTCGATCCGGATGAGGGCCCGTTCGTCGTCGAACAGGAACTCGCCCAGAGCCTTCGCCAGCTCCGTCTTACCGACACCGGTCGGCCCGAGGAACAGGAACGATCCGAGCGGACGGTTCGGGTCGGCGACCCCGGCACGAGCACGTCGGACTGCGTCGGACACCGCGCCGACAGCTGCTTTCTGTCCGATGACGCGGCGTCCGAGCTCGTCCTCCATGCGGAGCAGCTTGGCCGACTCGCCTTCGAGCATCTTGCCCGCGGGCACGCCTGTCCATGCGGACACGACCTCGGCGACGTCGTCGGGACCGACCTCCTCCTGCAGCATCACGTCCTGGTCGGGATCGGTGCCGGTCTTCTCGACCGCTGCCTCCAACTCCTTCTCCAGCCCTGGGATGCGGCCGTAGCGGAGCTCGGCGGCACGACCCAGGTCACCGTCGCGTTCGGCACGGTCGGCTTCGCCTCGGAGTCGTTCGAGCTCCTCCTTGACGTCGCGCACGGCATCGATCGCAGTCTTCTCACCCTGCCAGCGCGCGAGAAGCTCATTGAGCTTCTCGCGGTGGTCGGCGAGTTCTCCGCGCAGCACCTCGAGTCGGTCCTTCGACGCGGCGTCGGTCTCCTTCTCGAGGGCGACCTCCTCCACTTCGAGGCGACGGACCACACGTTCGGACTCGTCGATCTCGACGGGACGCGAGTCGATCTCCATGCGGAGACGTGACGCGGCCTCGTCGACGAGGTCGATGGCCTTGTCGGGCAGGAATCGCGACGTGATGTACCGGTCCGACAGTGATGCGGCCGCCACCAGCGCGGAGTCGGTGATGCGGACACCGTGGTGCACCTCGTACCGATCCTTGAGTCCGCGGAGGATGCCGATGGTGTCTTCAACCGACGGCTCACCGACGTACACCTGCTGGAAACGGCGCTCCAGCGCGGCGTCCTTCTCGATGTACTGGCGGTACTCCTCGAGGGTGGTGGCACCGACCAGCCGCAGCTCGCCACGAGCGAGCATCGGCTTGATCATGTTGCCGGCATCCATCGCCGAATCACCGGTGGCACCTGCACCCACGATGGTGTGCAGCTCGTCGATGAACGTGATGATCTGGCCGTCGGACCCCTTGATCTCGTCGAGAACGGCCTTCAGCCTCTCCTCGAACTCGCCGCGGTACTTGGCGCCCGCGACCATCGAGCCGAGGTCGAGCGACAGGACCGTCTTCCCGCGGAGGGATTCGGGCACGTCGCCCGCGACGACACGCTGCGCGAGGCCTTCGACGATCGCCGTCTTGCCGACGCCGGGCTCACCGATGAGCACCGGGTTGTTCTTGGTGCGACGGGACAGGACCTGCACCACACGACGGATCTCGCTGTCGCGCCCGATCACCGGGTCGAGGTCTCCCTCGCGAGCCCGCTTAGTGAGGTCGGTCGAGTACTTCTCGAGCGCCTGGTACGTCGACTCTGGGTCTTCGCTGGTCACTCGCCCGGTTCCGCGGACGGAGACGAAGGCCTCCCGAAGCGCCTCCGGCGTCGCGCCTGCTCCGGACAGGAGTCGTGCAACATCCGAGTCGCCGGTGGCGAGACCAACAACGAGGTGCTCGGTCGAGACGTAGTCGTCGCCCATCTCGGTCGCGAGGTTCTGCGCAGCGGTCACCGCCGCGATCGACTCGCGCGAGAGCGTCGGCTGACCGCTCGAGCTCGACACCGTCGGGGCACGCCCGACGAGAGCCTTCGCTTCGGCGCGAATCTGCGACGGATCGACGCCGACAGCCTTGATCAGCGGTGATGCAATGCCGTCGCTCTGCTCGAGGAGCGCATTGAGGATGTGAGCGGGTCGCACGTCTGGATTCCCCGCGGCGGCTGCGTCTTGGAGGGCAGCCTGCAGTGCAGCCTGCGTCTTGGTTGTGGGAGTGAAGCTGTCCACTGGTTGCCTTTCTGTAGGTCCGACATCCGGAAGCGGTTCCGGACTTAAGTCTATACGGCTCATGTTTGCCGTTCGACTAGTTCAACCGAGGCAACCTTGAGTCCATTCCACTCAAGTTGAGGAGCGTGTGTGATGCTGCACACTATCTGACCGCGGCCCCACCTACATCGGCGCTCTAGCGGCGCACCTCCTCGACACGGTCGCCCTGATGTCCGCCGCCGCCTGGGCACTCGACAAGATCATGCTCGACGGCCCGCTGACGACGGTCGTGCTCACACCTGGTGACCGGGCGGGCGGACTTCGGACCGCCAATCGAGGTGTTCCCGATCGTCCGTCGGGTCGTCACGGACTAGCCGATCGGACGATGTCGAGACGCAGGGCCGAAAATAGATTCAGTGGCATGACAAACAACCTCTTCACTCGCCGTGCCGCTCTTGCGGTCTTGTCCCTCTCAGCTGCAGCGGGCGCCGTCCTAGTCGGCACTGCGGACCACACCGGTCCTGTATCTGCCTCGCCCGTCGGTTCGGGTTCGATCTCCTCACTGTTCCCGAAGAACATGACACCGTCCGAGACCCTCGCCTCGACACCGTGGAAGACCACGGGCGCCGTTGATCAGAACGGCGATCGTGTTCCGCTCGACCACCCCGGCGTGGCGAATTTCGTCGGATGGGCGTACTTCGACGCCGACGGCACCTACACGATGTACAACCTCGATGATTCGCCGAAGCTCAAGGGCGACTGGACAGTGAACGACGCCGGCACCGAACGGTGGATCAACGCCAAGGACGACGCGGGCAAGGTGCTCTTCCAGCGAGTCGTTCCGATCGTCGAACTGAACAAGAACGTCTTCACCTACCGCGTGTACCCGAACGCCGGGGACACGACCACGTACTTCGACATCATCCACACGAAGACAAACCACGCCGAGCCCGGCTCCGACGCCAAGGGACCCGGCTCGAACGGCAGCCTCGGGAACAACGGCCGTGGCGGCTACCACGTCAACAACGGAAACTCCCACTGACTCCACCTTGTCGGCCGATGTCGGGCTCCTCATACTCGAGGAGCCGACATCGGCCTTTCTGGCATTGAATGAAGTCCGGAACGAGTCGGATCAATCGACGCGGATGATTCTCCGCTCGATGGCTGCGGCAACAGCTCCCGCACGCGTATCGACCCCGAGCTTGCCGTAGATGTGCGCCAGGTGAGCTTTCACCGTGCCCTCGGAGATGAACATCGTCTTAGCCAGGTCCTTGTTGCCCATGCCGCGCGCCAGCAGTTCGAGGACCTCGGCCTCACGTTCGGTGACGGTTGGACCCGGACGGGAGCTACGCCGCACCAGCGTCGACGCGATCGCAGGCGAGAGGGCAGTTTCCCCGCGTGCGGTAGCCCGGATGGCCGCGAGGAGCTCGTCGGCCGGGGCGTCCTTGAGGAGATAGCCGAGCGCACCCGCATCAAGCGCTCGAAGAATATCCGACTCCGTCTGGTACGTCGTCAGGACGAGAATCTGGGGCGTCGGGTTCCCGTCAGTGCGTCGATTCAACTCGGCGATGATGTGCACACCCGAGTGTTCGGCCGCTCCGAGGTTGAGGTCCATGAGAATGACGTTCGGCCGATGAAGCGCCACCGCTCGCAGAGTCGACTCCAGATCGTCGGCTTCCGCCACCACTGACATGTCGTCGAGTCCGTTGATCAGCGCCGCGAGCCCTGCTCTCACCACGGGATGGTCGTCCACGAGGAGGACCCGGATATCGGTCTCGGCCATCGTCAATTCTCCTCGTTCTGCCTGTTCAGATCACTCTTCTGAGCACTGCGTCCGATGGGGAACCACACCGACACGGTCGCGCCGTCACCGGGTTCGGACTCGATCTCGGCGCCGCCGCCCAGTTCAAGCACCCGGTCCCTGATTCCTTTGAGACCCAGGCCCCGCATCGACGAAGACTCGTCGGTGACGGCCCGTTGATTCTGGACGCCGTCGCTCGTAGCCGCCACCCTGCGCGAACGCAGAGCACTGACGTCGAACCCGTGTCCATCGTCTCGGATGTCGAGGCGGATCTCCTTCTCGGTGTACGTGAGGGTCATCATGACGTGGTCGGCACCGGAGTGCTCCTGAGCATTGGCCAGCGCACCGCGCGCGCTGGCGACGAGTGCCGCAGCGAGTCGGTGCGACAACGGCACTGGAACGCCGTCGATGCGCGTGGACACTTTCGCGGTGCCGTGCGACCGATCCTCGAGTTCACGTAGCCGCACGTGAAGCTCTGGAGCCTCTGTCAGCGCGGACGACTCGACGTCCGTGCTGAGTTCATGAATCACCTGCCGGATCTCTTCGAGACCACGACGGGACATGTCGATCGCCGTTCTGACGTTCTGATGCGACACCGCGGAATCCCTGACCCAACTGCGGTCGGCCGCCTGCAAGAGCAGGTAGACACTCGAGAGATCCTGCCCGATCGAATCGTGGATGTCTCGAGACAGACGCGCACGCTCACGCAGCGCGCCGACTCGACGTTCTTCCGCAGCCAGGTCGTCCTGCGCGGCGACCAGGCGCTCGATGAGTCGAGCCCGCGCCTTCGACTCGACATCCAACGTTCGAAACGACATGACGGTGATGAGTGCCACGCCCAGCGGTCCCGCGATCATCACGGGATCGACGGTTGCACTGATGCGCAGCCACGACGCGGTGATGACAACCATCAGGGCGCTCACACACACCACTGCAGGCACGAACCGCACAGTCTGCAGTACGGCGAACGCGACCGGCACCGCGCACCAGGCGAACGACGGGGCCGCGATAGTCAAGACCGCGACCAGACACGCCAGAACCGCGGACCACACCGCGGGCACTCCCGCCCGCTTGGGGAGAATCGGTCGAGCCGCGTAACCGACTATGAGCAGCGCTGCTCCGAGGAGTACGAGTGCACCCGTGAGGCCGAGCCCGTGGCGCACCACGTACCGCAGAGAGCTCGTCGCCACCAGCACAACAAGAACGGCGAAGAGCCAGACGTCGAGTCGACGCCCCGAAGCGAGCAGACCTGCCATGTGACCCAACACTAGAGAGGGCGTCAACCACATCGCATCATCCGTTCAGCCATTGCTCGTCGAGGAGCATCCGCGCCCGCAATCCGGTCGTTGCACGCACATCGACATCCGAACGAGATACAGTGCCAACTCGAATACTCTCCGTATCTGAAAAGAGTCGCCGATGACTGCTTCGTCGCCCGCGCACTACGAGATCGTCATCGTCGGTGCGGGGTTCTCCGGACTCGGAACCACGATCGCGTTGAAGGAGGCGGGCTTCGACGACGTCCTCGTCATCGACGACGCTGCCGGGCCCGGCGGGACATGGCAGTGGAACACCTACCCCGGCGTGGCGGTCGACATTCCGTCCTTCAGCTATCAGTTCTCCTTCGCCCAGCGCTCGACGTGGTCCCGCAGTTACGCGCCGGGAAGCGAACTGCGCGACTACGCGGCCCAGATCGTTGAGGACTACTCCCTCGGCGGACACCTTCAGTTCAACACCCGAGTTCAGGCCGCGTCGTTCAACGGCGACGAACGGACGTGGCGAATCGACACCAGCCGCGGACCGATCACGTGTTCATGGCTGATCCACGCGGGAGGTCCCCTGAGCCAGCCGAAACTGCCGGACATCGAAGGCATCGACACCTTCGCCGGACACACGATGCACACCAGCCGGTGGGATCACGACATCGACCTCACCGGCAAACGTGTCGGAGTGATCGGCACCGGAGCGACCGCCGTCCAGGTGATCCCCGAGATCGCGCCGCTCACATCGTCCCTGACCGTGTTTCAGCGGACGCCGATCTGGTGTCTGCCGAAGCCGGACTTCCCGATCGGTCGACCCGGCCGAGCGGCGCTGAGCGCAATCCCGGGCGTCGGCCGACTCGCACGGCTTGCGAGCCAGACCTTCGTGGAGGCGACATTTCCGGTGCTCGCCCACTTCCACGGATGGATCCCGGCGACGAGCCTGCTCGAATCCGCCGCTCGACAGTACGTCAACACCCAGGTGAACGATCCCGAGATCCGCCGCAAGTTGACGCCGTCGTACGCACTCGGCTGTAAACGGCCGAGCTTCCACAACTCGTATCTGAGCACCTTCAACCGCGACGACGTCACACTCGAAACGAACTCGATCGACCGAATCATCCCGAACGGCGTGCGCACGGCGGCCGGGGACGAACACGAGCTTGATGTGCTGATCCTCGCGACAGGCTTCAAGGTCACCGACCGCGACGCGTTGCCGACATACGCGCTGACCTCACAAGACGGTAGCGACCTCGCCTCCCACTGGGAGGACACGCGTTTCCACTCCTACCAAGGCGTGTCGACGGCGGGATTCGCGAACTTCTTCACGATCTTCGGTCCTTACGGGTACAACGGGGCGTCGTTCTTCACTCTCGTCGAGAACAGCGCGGCGCACGTCGTGCGGGTGCTCGAGGAAGCCCGCCGCCGGGACGCCACCGTCGCCGAAGTGACACCTGACGCTCAACAGCACTACATGGACTCGATCCTCGCCCGCGGTCACCTGCAGGTCTTCACCGACCCGACATGCTCGAACGCGAACAGCTACTACTTCACCAAACGGGGCGACGTCCCGTTCCGCGCGGCCACAACCCTCGAATCGGCGTGGCAGAGCCGACGCTTTCCCCTCGCTCACTACACGTTCACGAACTGACCCGACCCCGAACAAGGAGCAACCCTCACGATGGCGTGATCGCCAACGCCGGCATCGCCCCGCGGGTGCGACCGTCGCCGGAATGGACCCATACGAGTTCGACGGGTCATCCGGGTCAACCTCACCGGCGTCTACAGCGCCGTGATCTGCGCACTGCCATTCGTCACCGAGCGCCGCGGGCACGTTCTTCCGACGTCGTCGGTGTACGCGTTCATGAATGAGGTCGGGGTGTCGCCGTACGCCGTGGCCAAGGCAGGCGTCGAGCAGCTCGGACGTCCGCGCTACCCTCGCAATTGAGCGACGCATAACGCCTGCAGGAGCACCGATGACCCACGCACACGCCACCCTTCCGATCGTCGACATGGCCTTGCTCGACAGCGATCGGGTCGCCTTCCAAGAATCCCTGCGCACTGCGGCACACGAGTACGGATTCTTCTACCTCGTCGGCCACGGAATCGACGCGACGACGAGTGACCGTTTGTTCGACACCGCGCGGGACTTCTTCGCGTTGCCCGATGCGGACAAGTTCGGCGTGGAGATGCTCCGGAGTCCGCAGTTTCGCGGATACACCCGATTCGGCGGCGAGTACACGCAGGGCGCGATCGACTGGCGCGAGCAGATCGACGTGGCCGCCGAGTACAAGCAACTCGGAGACGATCCCGCGTATCTTCGCCTCGACGGCCCCAACCTGTGGCCAACCGCGCTTCCCGCATTCCGCGACGTGGTCACTGACTGGCAGCGACGATGCTCGGCGCTGGGACTGACCCTGATGCGCGAATGGGCGGTGAGCCTGGGTGCCGCCGCCGACGTGTTCGACGAGGCTTTCGCCGAACGTCCGTCGACGCTGCTGAAGGTCGTCCGCTACCCGGGACGCGACAGTTCTCAGGACCGACAGGGCGTCGGCGCGCACAAGGATCCGGGCGTGTTGACGCTGCTGCTGGTGGAGCCTGGCAAGGGAGGCCTGCAGGTGGAGCACAACGGCGAGTGGATCGACGCTCCTCCGGTCGACGACGCCTTCGTCGTCAACATCGGGGAACTGATGGAGTACGCGACCGACGGATATCTGAAAGCCACCATGCACCGCGTCGAATCGCCCCCGCTGGGGAGCGAACGGCTGTCGGTCCCGTTCTTCTTCAACCCCGCACTGACATCGACGATGCCGCGAATCACGCTGCCCGACGACCTCGCCGCCCAGGCGACGGGCGTGACGACCGACCCCGACAACGTGATCTCGGGGACGTTTGGCGAGAACATGCTCAAGGCACGTCTGCGCGCGCATCCCGATGTCGCGCGACGGCACCACGCCGACCTGATCGGCTGACTCCGGCCGGCGAGGCTCACACCCTGCTCCACGCCTTCCAGAGTTCTGCAAATGCACCGTCGTCGAGCTGCCTCAGTTCGTGTGCGGTACCCGACTCCGTCAGTCGGCCCTCGTCGAAGACGGCGACGACATCGGCGTCGACCGTCTGTGACAGTCGGTGGGCCACGACAATCGCCGTCCGCCCCGCGGCCACCCGAGCGAGAGCCGCGTCGAGCAGCCCTGTGCCACCGTCTTGGGCTGTCGCCTCGTCGAGCACCACCACGGGCGGGTCGGCGAGTAGAACGCGAGCCAGCGCGAGACGCTGAACCAGAGCGTCGTCGGTCACCGCGGCGTCGGACAACTGTTGGTCGAGCACCTCCGGCGCGTGTTCGACGCCGACAGCTGCAGCGGCCTCCGCCAAGTCGTCGTTCGATGCGTCCGGAGCGGCGAGCCGCAGATTGTCGGCGACCGTTCCGGTGAACGCATGCGTCTCCTGAGTCACCAACAGCACGGCGGGTCGGCCGTTCGACGTGGCGCGGTCAGCAGGCACACCGCCGACCTGGACGACGCCGGACGACGGTTCGGCGAGACCCGCGATCAGACGTGCCGTTGTCGACTTCCCTGAGCCTGAGGCCCCGACCAGCACCGCGGTCGCACCCGACGGTACGACCATGTCGACATCGCTGACCGCCGTGTGCGCACCGGTGCGGTACGTGAACGACACGCTCTTCAGACACACCGACGCATCGGCCACTTCCTGCCCGCCTGATCTGCCGCCCAGGTCGGAGTCGACGAGCCCGACGATCCGTTCCAATCCCGCGAGCGCTCGCTGGAGTTCGTCGATTCCACCGAGCAGACCACCGACCGGCCCGAAGAGACGATGGATGAACAAGGCGCCGGCGGTGACCGCTCCGATCGTGAGGGCCCCTGCCGTCACCTGATGAAACCCGACGGCGAGCACACCGGCGAGCGCGATGTACTCCGCGATGTTCAGCCCGCCGTTGAATCGGTTGCGGGCCCGCGATGCCTCACACTGCGTCTCGATCGTCGCGTGGCTGGCCGCAGCGAGCCCCGCGAGCCGCTTGTCCTGGAGACGATGTGCACGCACGGTCTCGACACCACGGACTGATTCGATGATCGACTGCCCTTGAATCGCCTCCTCGACCCGGAGGCGGCTGTACAGCGGACGTGAACGGCGCAGAAAGATCCACGTGGCCAGCAGTTGGACCGGAATCGCGGGCAGTGCCGCCAGGGCGAGCCACGGGTCCAACGCGACGAGTCCAACCCCGGTGAGTCCGATCGTGAGGGCTGCGCCGAGCATGCGCGGTACAACCCCCGTCACCGCCTCGGTCACGGACTCGACGTCCGTTGTCACTCTCGACACCGCGTCCGAGCTCCCAGCGACCTCGAGCGACCCGAGGTCTGATGCGACGGCGCGCGCGAAAGCCTCCTCCCGCAAGCCGGACAGCGATCGTTGCAGGCACCGGATGAGCAAGAGTCCGCCGTACCAGCTGAGAGCGGCTGCGACCACGCCCGACAGGAGGAGTCCCGCGCAGGCCCACCACACATGCGCAAGGCCATGGCCGCCGGCCACAGCGTCGACGACGACGCCGAGCAGAGGCGGGACTGCCAATGCCGCAGCGGATCCCGCCACCATGAGAACGGCCGTCGCCACCAACACGCTTCGCTGGGGGGCCAACAGGCGCGCCACGGCCGCTCCGACTGCGCGCGGTGTCGCGACCGGGAGAACGGTATTCATCGAAGCACCCCCTCGACTACAGCGTCGACCACGCCGTCACACGCGTCCAGCAGTGCTCTGCTCGAGGTGATCACCACAACCGTTCGGCCCGATCGACTCAGACCGTTCGCCACCCGCTGTTCAGTGACGGGGTCGAGTGCGGTGGTCGGTTCGTCGAGGACAACGACGTCGGCATCGGAGTGCATTGCACGCGCCAGGGTGAGACGTTGACGCTGTCCGCCCGACAGGCGGCGACCCGATTCGCCCACGGGGGCGTCAGGGCCGATCAGATCCACAACGTCGTCGAGAGCGCACGCGGCGATGAGATCGTCGTCGATTCGTCCACTCCCACCGAGGTTGTCAGCGAGACTGCCGCTGAAGACCATCGTGTCGTGTGGAGGAGCCAGGACGCGCGACGCGTAGACATCGGGCCCGAGATCAACGGCGTCGACACCATGCGCTGTCAGCTCGCCCCTTGGGACCGGCGTTCGATACCCGAGCCGAGCGCTCAGATCGCGCGCCTGCTGAGACGACGTCACTCGGATGCCGGTCATCCGACCTTCCGGGACGCGCAGCTCTGGGCCTTCCGGTGGTGTCCACACCAGCAGTGGGCGGGTCGGCTCAGCAGACGCGATCACGCCGTCCGGCAACGCGTACTCGTCGGCCACCAACGCATGCAGCCGCTTGGCGGACGCCCTCTTGTGCGCCCAGTTGGCCCCGAACGTTCCGATGTGCTCGAGGGAGCCCTGAAGGAACTGCGCGAGGCCGACGACGGTGATGAGCTGCCCGATCGTGATGGTCCCGTTCGATGCCATCACACCCGCCGCTGCCGTGAGGATCGCCAGATAGAGGATCGATACCGCAGTGCTCATCGACTGGTAGGTGAGCAACGACCGCCCGGACGCGACTGCGCCCTCGCGTGATGCGGCGCTGGCCGCCCGGTACCGACGGACCGATTCGGCCTCTGCGCCGAGACCCTGGACTGTGCGGATGCCCGCGAACGTGTCGGCAGCGACTTCGCTGGCCGCTGCGACGGAGGTCTGCTCCCGCATGCCGAGACGTTCGAGAGGCCTCGCCAACGACTGCATCAGCCAGAGCACGAGTGCCGCACCGAGGAGCACGCCGACGCCCAGCGGTATCGAGATCGTCAGCAAGACACCGCTCGCGACGACCACGGCGGCTACCGTCGCGCTCTGTTCCGCGATGCTCCATGCGACCCCGGCGACCCGATACGTGTCGCTGGTGGTGACCGTGAGAACGTCTCCGGTCCGGCGCCTGGACGCAAGCCCCCGAGAATGCAGGACACGGGCTGCGGTGAGCTGTCGAAGATCATGCTCGCCGTGGCTATACGTGCGGACCATCCCCTGGTTGGCGGCCTGATAACTCACGGAGAGGACGACGAACACTGCACCGAGGAGCAACAGCCAGCGCACAAGTGCCGAACCGTCTCCGGTTGCGATCGCCCGATCGATGACCAGGCCGATCAGCACTGGAACGGCGGCTTCGCAGGCTTGATGGGTCATGAAGCCGATCGAGCTCGCCGACAGCCGCCAGCCGCGGCGATCGCTCAGCAGACCGACGCGGAGGATGTCTTTGACTGTGGTGGGTTCGCTCATAACAAGCTCGACGCTATGGACTCGGCGGCCGAGATGGTGGACACATGTTGTCGCCGTTCGGACACCATCTAGTAAGGTGA
This genomic window from Gordonia sp. PDNC005 contains:
- a CDS encoding ABC transporter ATP-binding protein, whose product is MDAIRCENVTVRRGSVTAVDDVSVIVPKGRITGLLGPSGCGKTTLLRSIVGTQKNVAGTVEVLGEPAGSASLRQRVGYVTQAASIYTDLTVEQNVRYFATLFDATDGVQGALEAVDLTTRAKHLASDLSGGQLSRVSIACALVTQPSLLVLDEPTAGLDPVLRADLWSRFADLAASGVTILVSSHVMDEADRCDDLILMRDGRLVAQLTPRDLREQTGEDNLEDAFLNLIQGRAA
- the clpB gene encoding ATP-dependent chaperone ClpB, translated to MDSFTPTTKTQAALQAALQDAAAAGNPDVRPAHILNALLEQSDGIASPLIKAVGVDPSQIRAEAKALVGRAPTVSSSSGQPTLSRESIAAVTAAQNLATEMGDDYVSTEHLVVGLATGDSDVARLLSGAGATPEALREAFVSVRGTGRVTSEDPESTYQALEKYSTDLTKRAREGDLDPVIGRDSEIRRVVQVLSRRTKNNPVLIGEPGVGKTAIVEGLAQRVVAGDVPESLRGKTVLSLDLGSMVAGAKYRGEFEERLKAVLDEIKGSDGQIITFIDELHTIVGAGATGDSAMDAGNMIKPMLARGELRLVGATTLEEYRQYIEKDAALERRFQQVYVGEPSVEDTIGILRGLKDRYEVHHGVRITDSALVAAASLSDRYITSRFLPDKAIDLVDEAASRLRMEIDSRPVEIDESERVVRRLEVEEVALEKETDAASKDRLEVLRGELADHREKLNELLARWQGEKTAIDAVRDVKEELERLRGEADRAERDGDLGRAAELRYGRIPGLEKELEAAVEKTGTDPDQDVMLQEEVGPDDVAEVVSAWTGVPAGKMLEGESAKLLRMEDELGRRVIGQKAAVGAVSDAVRRARAGVADPNRPLGSFLFLGPTGVGKTELAKALGEFLFDDERALIRIDMSEYGEKHSVARLVGAPPGYVGYESGGQLTEAVRRRPYSVVLFDEVEKAHPDVFDVLLQVLDEGRLTDGQGRTVDFRNTILILTSNLGAGGDKDQVMAAVRAAFKPEFVNRLDDVVIFDALSPEELVSIVDIQLTQLGKRLAQRRLDLEVTPKAKEWLAERGFDPLYGARPLRRLVQQAIGDQLAKALLAGDIRDGDVVPVNVGGDGESLVIG
- a CDS encoding DUF4822 domain-containing protein: MSAAAWALDKIMLDGPLTTVVLTPGDRAGGLRTANRGVPDRPSGRHGLADRTMSRRRAENRFSGMTNNLFTRRAALAVLSLSAAAGAVLVGTADHTGPVSASPVGSGSISSLFPKNMTPSETLASTPWKTTGAVDQNGDRVPLDHPGVANFVGWAYFDADGTYTMYNLDDSPKLKGDWTVNDAGTERWINAKDDAGKVLFQRVVPIVELNKNVFTYRVYPNAGDTTTYFDIIHTKTNHAEPGSDAKGPGSNGSLGNNGRGGYHVNNGNSH
- a CDS encoding response regulator transcription factor encodes the protein MAETDIRVLLVDDHPVVRAGLAALINGLDDMSVVAEADDLESTLRAVALHRPNVILMDLNLGAAEHSGVHIIAELNRRTDGNPTPQILVLTTYQTESDILRALDAGALGYLLKDAPADELLAAIRATARGETALSPAIASTLVRRSSRPGPTVTEREAEVLELLARGMGNKDLAKTMFISEGTVKAHLAHIYGKLGVDTRAGAVAAAIERRIIRVD
- a CDS encoding histidine kinase, whose protein sequence is MAGLLASGRRLDVWLFAVLVVLVATSSLRYVVRHGLGLTGALVLLGAALLIVGYAARPILPKRAGVPAVWSAVLACLVAVLTIAAPSFAWCAVPVAFAVLQTVRFVPAVVCVSALMVVITASWLRISATVDPVMIAGPLGVALITVMSFRTLDVESKARARLIERLVAAQDDLAAEERRVGALRERARLSRDIHDSIGQDLSSVYLLLQAADRSWVRDSAVSHQNVRTAIDMSRRGLEEIRQVIHELSTDVESSALTEAPELHVRLRELEDRSHGTAKVSTRIDGVPVPLSHRLAAALVASARGALANAQEHSGADHVMMTLTYTEKEIRLDIRDDGHGFDVSALRSRRVAATSDGVQNQRAVTDESSSMRGLGLKGIRDRVLELGGGAEIESEPGDGATVSVWFPIGRSAQKSDLNRQNEEN
- a CDS encoding NAD(P)/FAD-dependent oxidoreductase, whose product is MTASSPAHYEIVIVGAGFSGLGTTIALKEAGFDDVLVIDDAAGPGGTWQWNTYPGVAVDIPSFSYQFSFAQRSTWSRSYAPGSELRDYAAQIVEDYSLGGHLQFNTRVQAASFNGDERTWRIDTSRGPITCSWLIHAGGPLSQPKLPDIEGIDTFAGHTMHTSRWDHDIDLTGKRVGVIGTGATAVQVIPEIAPLTSSLTVFQRTPIWCLPKPDFPIGRPGRAALSAIPGVGRLARLASQTFVEATFPVLAHFHGWIPATSLLESAARQYVNTQVNDPEIRRKLTPSYALGCKRPSFHNSYLSTFNRDDVTLETNSIDRIIPNGVRTAAGDEHELDVLILATGFKVTDRDALPTYALTSQDGSDLASHWEDTRFHSYQGVSTAGFANFFTIFGPYGYNGASFFTLVENSAAHVVRVLEEARRRDATVAEVTPDAQQHYMDSILARGHLQVFTDPTCSNANSYYFTKRGDVPFRAATTLESAWQSRRFPLAHYTFTN
- a CDS encoding isopenicillin N synthase family oxygenase — its product is MTHAHATLPIVDMALLDSDRVAFQESLRTAAHEYGFFYLVGHGIDATTSDRLFDTARDFFALPDADKFGVEMLRSPQFRGYTRFGGEYTQGAIDWREQIDVAAEYKQLGDDPAYLRLDGPNLWPTALPAFRDVVTDWQRRCSALGLTLMREWAVSLGAAADVFDEAFAERPSTLLKVVRYPGRDSSQDRQGVGAHKDPGVLTLLLVEPGKGGLQVEHNGEWIDAPPVDDAFVVNIGELMEYATDGYLKATMHRVESPPLGSERLSVPFFFNPALTSTMPRITLPDDLAAQATGVTTDPDNVISGTFGENMLKARLRAHPDVARRHHADLIG